Below is a genomic region from Macaca thibetana thibetana isolate TM-01 chromosome 1, ASM2454274v1, whole genome shotgun sequence.
aaccccatcaagaagtgggcaaaggatatgaacagacatttctcaaaagaagacattcatacagccaacagacacatgaaaaagtgctcatcatcactggacatcagagaaatgcaaatcaaaaccacaatgagataccatctcacaccagttagaatggcaatcattaaaaagtcaggaaacaacaggggctggagaggatgtagagaaataggaacacttttacactgttggtgggattgtaaactagttcaaccattatggaaaacagtatggcgattcctcaaggatctagaactagaagtaccatatgacccagccatcccattactgggtatatacccaaaggattataaatcatgctgctataaagacacatgcacacgtatgtttattgcggcactattcacaatagcaaagacttggaatcaacccaaatgtccatcagtgacagactggattaagaaaatgtggcacatatacaccatggaatactatgcagccatcaaaaaggatgagtttgtgtcctttgtagggacatggatgcagctggaaaccatcattcttagcaaactatcacaagaacagaaaaccaaacaccgcatgttctcactcataggtgggaagtgaacaatgagatcacctggactcgggaaggggaacatcacacaccggggcctatcatggggaggggggaggggggagggattgcattgggagttatacctgatgtaaatgacgagttgatgggtgcagcacagcaacatggcacaagtatacatatgtaacaaacctgcacgttatgcacatgtaccctagaacttaaagtacaataataataaaaaataaataaaaagaaaaagaaaaagaaaaaaagaaaaaaaaagaaaatctcaatttattttaataataaataaataaaaataaaaataaaaagaaaaaagaaaaaagaaaatctctttttttaaatttatttttaataaaaaataaaaataaaaagaaaaagaaaaaaagaaaaaaaaagaaaatctcaatttattttaataataaataaacaaaaataaaaataaaaataaaaaagaaaaaaaagaaaatctcttttttttaaatttattttttattattattatacttcaagttctagggtacatgtgcataacgtgcaggtttgttacatatgtatacttgtgccatgttgctgtgctgcacccatcaactcgtcagcacccatcaactcgtcatttatatcaggtataactcctaatgcaatccctcccccctcccctctcccccctccccatgataggccccggtgtgtgatgttccccttcccgagtccaggtgatctcattgttcacttcccacctatgagtgagaacatgcggtgtttggttttctgttcttgtgatagtttgctaagaatgatggtttccagctgcatccatgtccctacaaaggacacaaactcatccttttttatggctgcatagtattccatggtgtatatgtgccacattttcttaatccagtctgtcactgatggacatttgggttgattccaagtctttgctattgtgaatagtgctgcaataaacatacgtgtgcatgtgtctttatagcagcatgatttataatcctttgggtatacacccagtaatgggatggctgggtcatatggtacttctagttctagatccttgaggaatcgccatactgttttccataatggttgaactagtttataatcccaccaacagtgtaaaagtgttcctatttctctacatcctctccagcacctgttgtttcctgactttttaatgatcgccattctaactggtgtgagatggtatctcattgtggttttgatttgcatttctctgatgtccagtgatgatgagcactttttcatgtgtctgttggctgtatgaatgtcttcttttgagaaatgtctgttcatatcctttgcccacttcttgatggggttgtttgtttttttcttgtaaatttgtttgagttctttgtaggttctggatattagccctttgtcagatgagtagattgcaaaaattttctcccattctgtaggttgcctgttcactctgatggtagtttcttttgctgtgcagaagctctttagtttaatgagatcccatttgtcaattttggcttttgctgccgttgcttttggtgttttagacatgaagtctttgcccatgcctatgtcctgaatggtactacctaggttttcctctagagtttttatggtattaggtctaacatttaagtctctaatccatcttgaattaattttcgtataaggagtaaggaaaggatccagtttcagctttctacttatggctagccaattttcccagcaccatttattacatagggaatcctttctccatttcttgtttttgtcaggtttgtcaaagatcagatggctgtagatgtgtggtattgtttctgaggactctgttctgttccactggtctatatctctgttttggtaccagtaccatgaaaTCTCTATTCTAAGGTGTTACAATGTAAACCTGAAGTTGATATTGAAATCCTAAGTCTATTGTTACCTATATGTCTTTTGGAAAATTACGTAATATCTCAGAGTCTCAGGTACTCACTTGCAAAATGGGATTAAAAATAGTACCCATCTAATAAGGATGCTGTAGGATTTAGTAAATACTTGCAGAAAGATTTGGACAGTGTTTGACAGGCAACTTCTGGAAAGAGTGAGACAATCTACCTCACTGCATTTCTTATTCTCCTTTAACACTGCTGTGCGCTTCCTCCTGAGCATTATACTGATACTATTCTGATCACATTCATCAGTGTCCCGCTAATTACCAATGGAAACTATCCAGTCCTCTCTGGCACTTGACACTTTTCTTTACTCCTGCTTGAGACTTTAGTCCTCTGTTTCCACGACTCCATTCTCAAGGGACGCGATGCCCAGATGGCTTTAAAGGCAGTTCTAGCTTTGActtttgcttctgttttatttatttttatttgtattttctttctcattctgccTCTTCTCTCTTATATTAGTTTTTGTTGTCTTTCTTAAACTCTTTCCCAAGAGTTTATTTTCCACAGGTTCCTATCATCCTCTTTAACCTCTTATAGTTTTATATGCTCCTTAGTGATCTCATCCACTTACAGGATTTAACTACTAATACTTCTAAATGTTTTTTCTCTAACCAATCTCTCTTTCATAAGCTTCACACCAACTATCTGACTCCTAACTCTCTGTAGCTTCACCTGCTAACATTCTCCCACTCCTCTCTCCCCTGCAATCCCATTGTTCATGTTGCTTTCTAAAATTACAGGCCCCTCCTGTTTGCACTACTTCCTCTGACTTTAAAGTAACATACCCCTCCCTCCTTTGCACCCTCTCCTCACACAAACGCAATATATACTGCTGGTTAAAAGTCTAGATGCCAGAGGAAAAATTGCTATCATTTAAATTCTCTTTATGGCTTACCAGCTCTGTGACTTAACATGAAGTTACTTAGCTTCTCTATGCCTTTAAtatctcatttgtaaaactgagaaaatattaaCACGGGTTAATGAGGTCCTGAGAATgactaaacattttataataacaatAGAATTGTATTGTATAGTATACAGTATTATTGCCTCGCTTATGCCGGTACTATTCCAAGCACATTGCATATATTTTTCACCTCATGCTTTTAATGCTCCAATGAGGAGtaatgattatccccattttacagaggagaaaactttGGCACAAACAGGTTAAGTTCTTTGTCCAGAAATTCTGTTAATGAAGGGCAAAGTCAGAGTTTAAATCTATGCACTGTATCTCTAGAGACACACTCTAACCTACATACAGTTGACTGCCTCTACCAATACgtgtaaatgtattttaaaaccttaGTGTCAGGAATATAGGAAACACTTGGAAGTGTTGAATGCCATTATGCTGTATTGAAGCGTTCGTCAGGATCCATCATCAACTTACTTGTTTACCTTCTCTAGACTATGGGTCTCTCCTTCAGGACAGTGaatgtcttttatccctcatagTGACTACAACATAGTGACTACAACAGTTAATATGTAGAGATGGTAGGTATCAAATAAATTAACTTGAAACTCAGCCACTTGGTACAATTCTAATTAAGTGCACAAGACAGCCATGAATAAGTGAACAAAGAAAATTAGGGACTGTTTGAAAAGGGAAGTATGACAATTCAGTTCTAATGAGAGCCCCAATCAAGTCTTGACTAGATGATCTCTCACAAAATGGCATTATAAATGTGGCATGCTGTTTCATATATACCCATGCCCAGAACCACACTGAATAGAGCTTCCTCCTGTAAATATCTTTGCCTTCCACCCTTATTCAAAGTTCTAAATTCTTTAATAATAAGGTCTTCAGGTTATGAAATGACGATTATGACGATGATTATGCATGGTGAGTGAATTCGGTCTCTTTATGACTGAGTCATCTACACCCACCTTTCCGAAGATACAGGGACTCCTCAGTCTGCCTGGGTCTCTGCATCCTTGATATTGCTTCAGTCTCTTCAAAAAGGGATTTATAGTCTCCACAGGGCATCCAGGGAATAACAGGAAGCAGAACTGGGCTCTGTGGAGGATTCTTCCCCTCCACTGCACTGAAGTGAATCACCTTCTCTCATGGGGTTAATTAACAGAAAGTTTCCCCTCTTACTCTCCTTTTGTTAGATTTTCAGATCAAAGttgtcaataaatatatatatatatatatttttgctgaTTGTACTCATCTTCCCAAATGTGTAAGCTTCTTTCTCCAGCACTTTCATGATTGTCTCAGCTGTTCTTGAGGCTACCAGTGTACTAGGCAAAGGGCAGTTTTGACATGGTCCTGGCCTTCTTACATGAACACACAGATTTGGAAAGCcttgaagaaaataaactgaCACCAGAAGATCATCTTGAAAAGCTATTTTACAGACAATAAGGCCATTTCATAATAAACATGTCACTGGGGATTTAGTGCCAGTACTGAAGAAAGTGAGGAAACcatgtctatttttgtttttctcatgccGTGAGTATGTATGGATCTTTCCTACCTTGAACAACTCACACTGGTTCTGCTGACTTCTCTATTGAAGATCAATATCTCATCTTTTCTACAAGAGTATTATTTATATCATGTGCTTCATCCACCGATCTGTTGAAATCTCaaagttctcatttttttcaaagttaattACTTTTATCATGTCATCTTCTTCTGGAAATACGTATCAAGTTCTCAAATAGGAAGACATACTTTCTGAGTTTTGTCTAACTTTTCTTCTTATGATTTGGGAGCCTATTTTGGTTATCTAACTtgtagtttttttaaattcaaaaatgtCAACAGACCACATTGTGTTTCCAATGATTTTGTATAATATAAAACAATCTCTTTTGATCCCATGACGCAAGCATTCTCAAGCTCAGAAATATTTTcccttaattttaattattattttcctctgttttgtttgtttttttctagaattcCCATAATCACATTTTGCTCTGTAGTATCTATTAATGCATTATCCATGTATGTCTTTTCCTCTTTGCATGTAATATTTCGCTCTTTATGTGGCTTCTCTAAATTCTGAGACATATCTTCTAGGCAATCTTACAaatcattaatttaattttctgtagtaTTTAATATATTCTTCAATATCtccattgtattttaaattttgtatttttcatttgccaacatttttttctgacagcTATCTTCACAAatctcatcaaaattttaaataggaaaCATTTTAATGGTTTGTGTATTAGAGTTAGTTTATGTAATGGAAGAGCATTGACTTTCAATTCCCaaacctctctgtctctctcagtctctctctctttaactATAGTAATCCAACTACTTATCGggctatgcatttgacaaaattaatgattttaataCATATGGTATATGGCAaaactaaatttgtttttttaaagaagacaatctgtgtttgtgtgtgagagaggaaaGGATATATTtggatacaaaaaaaaacaagatgtcaAATATCTAATTGTGCATAGCAAATACAGAAATATCTGCCACGAAGTTCAATATTAGTTATAGATTATTGCTATTGTGCTAAAAAGTTgtgctttttcattttgctttagtAGCCTCAGTTTACCCTGGGTAGTTCCTCACTTCTCTGGCTTGTAAATTTAAGATTTACTTTTCATGCCCTTCTCTGAACACAGCTCAGGGGATAACTCCATTGTGACTAGGAAATTTCACATGTACTTTGGCTCCATTCTCTCTATCCAGATTTCCCAAGGAGAGTATGGTtctcaatttctgttttttcaagctttaattatttttttctatcagtTGTATGCAGAATTTCATCCAGTTAACATCTAGGCTCTCCTCCCCTATTTTCTTGTCCAACACCAGGCAGATAAGTATTTTCCTCAGTTGGGTCTCATGTACTCATACCTGAGGAAGTGTTTTAACTTTGGGGGTCAATTGAAGGAACTCTTTTTTCCCTAGGATAGATAATGCTTTGGTTTAattgaattttgatttttgttttttgctgttaatttttcaatatatatttttgttcattccTGGACTGTCCAATAAACAGAACCAACTGGTACTTTTGacataaatagaaattattttctttcctataaaaaaagaaagtgatgtaCAATATTTCAGAGTATTTACATAGCTATCATGAAGATCTTTAGGTAACCtcatacatattttaatgtaCATTACTATATCCTTACACTTTTCAGTGCTTAGGTCATCTAACAGCTCATCTAGTCCTGACTGTTTTATTTCCATTGaattttttgaggaagaaaatttaaatatgtgtgtTTAAACTGTTATCTTAATATACAAATCTAAACTGAATTTTAGATAATTAATTTCTAGTGGCAATGTATAGACATTTTAAAGGCAGCAAAAGTGAAAACAAGAGTAATGTAGTtcaaatgctatatatttttgttatctaTCACTTCAGAATGTGCTGGAGACTACTTTTaaccaaataattttattcaacCAAAGCAGTCAAAGTAAATGAAGTTTGAATTCAACTCAGCTCCagataaataataacaacaaatataCTATAAATAATAATCATAGCTAAGTATTCCTAAgtatgagtttttgtttttaatatatcaCTCTTTACTAAAGATTTCTTTAAAGCATCAataacaaaatatagtaattagtTGCAAATGATATTAACAGATAACACTTTGCACATGCTCTGTGTTATGCATATTCTAAGCACTTGCATGGAGtaactcatttaatattcatattagCATTTGAAgtcctacttttaaaatatattacttttataccaATAGATGATAAAACTAAGATGCAGACACATTAATTATcaacttgttcaaagtcacaaaGCAATATGTGGCATCACTGAAATACAAACCTTAACGTCTTCTACAGATCTGATTCTTTTAACTACTATGTTTTATAAATTCATAGTTGTTATTAATGCTTATGTAATATAATAagcatttacataaaatgtttatataccaataataaattaatgttcataaaatatattaattatgtttAATGACTTTACTTcatatttcctttctattttttaccTACCTGTATAAGTCTAGACAGGTGGTCCATGCTATCTTAATTTGACATGTGAAAGCAGGATATACATGTACATGGGAAGAACAGGGATAAAGAGACACAAAATATCAGTGTGACAGTGAATgaattatatgttatttatatggTTTATTGGGTTAGAGTAGCATCCACAGTGAAAGGTGCCTATGAGCTAGCGTTGATCTGAAGATAAATTAACCGTCTTCTGAGGGCAGAAAAGCTTTTTAATTGCAATCTTCATGTCCTTATTTCTAAAACTATAGATGATAGGGTTGAAAAAGGGAGCAAGAACTGCAAACATCAGTGCAATAGCTGTGTCCAAAATCGGTGGGAAAGTGGCAGAGAAACGCAGGTACATGAGGGACACACTGCCATAGAACATCAGAAAGACACCAAGATGTGCTGCACatgtagaaaaggccttctgGCGGCCTTCAACAGATGGAATCCTCAGGATCACAGTGATGATTCTGATATAAGAAAGGGCAATAATCAGGACAGAGAATATGATGGCCACAGCATGGATCACATCCTCAATCAGAATCATGGACGTGTCTGTACAGGCCAAGCGCAGCACAGGTTCAAAATCACAGAAGATCTGGTAGATCTGGTTGGGTCCACAGAAGGGCAGTGTGGAAATCCATGCAATCTCTGGGAGCAA
It encodes:
- the LOC126943233 gene encoding olfactory receptor 6K3-like, which codes for MVRINQTTTVTEFLFSGFPQFEDGSLLFFIPLFVIYIFIVIGNLTVFFAVKVDTRLHNPMYNFISIFSFLEIWYTTATIPKMLSNLISRQRTISMIGCLLQMYFFHSLGNSEGILLTTMAIDRYIAICNPLRYPTIMTPRLCAQLSAGSCIFGFLVLLPEIAWISTLPFCGPNQIYQIFCDFEPVLRLACTDTSMILIEDVIHAVAIIFSVLIIALSYIRIITVILRIPSVEGRQKAFSTCAAHLGVFLMFYGSVSLMYLRFSATFPPILDTAIALMFAVLAPFFNPIIYSFRNKDMKIAIKKLFCPQKTVNLSSDQR